In Acidisarcina polymorpha, the DNA window AGGCAGGGAATCGTTCGGTGGATGAGATGGGGCATATGTGGCTGCAGGTACTGCCTCGACCCTTGAGAGACTCGGAACGGGACACGCGCGAGCTGCTGGAGAAGGCGTGGATGGAAGACCGTCTGCGCAAGGACCCAAACGATCACACGGCGCTTTACAACCTGGCTTCGGTCGAGATGAATGACGGCGATTTCAAAGCCGCGGCTGCGCTCTATCAGAAAGCGCTGGAGCGCAATTCCAACGACGCTCTCACGCTAACGGCCTTGGCGGCGGCGCTCGATTCGGCTGGAGGTTGGCAGCAGGCTCGGGCCGAGTATGAGAAGGCATTGGCGGTCGATCCCGACGATGCCAACGCGCGCTTCGATCTCGGTCAGCTAGAGCTTCGGCACGAGGATTACCCCGCTGCGGAGAAGGAGTTTCGTCAGCTGCTGGCGACGAATCCCAAAGACCCAGGCGCTCATGCAGCCTTAGGCGCGGTGTTGGTGCAGACGCAGCGCGAGGCCGGGGCGCGGCAAGAGTTGGAGGCGGCGCTGGCGCTCGACGCGCACAATTTCGACGCGCTCTACAACCTTGCCGGGCTCGAAGCGGGTGCGCAGAACTTTGCCCGAGCGACCGAATTGCTGCAGACGGCGCTCCAGCAGAAAGATGATCCTGATTCCCGTCAGCTGCTGGCAGCGGTCTATGCGCAGTCGGGGAAGTTAGCGGACGCACAGCGGGAGTTTGAGGCGCTGCAGAAGTTGCGGCCGAAGGATGCCGCGCCGCATCTGGCCCTGGCTAAGGTGTATGCGCAGATGGGCGAGATGCAGAAGGCGATCCGCGAACAACAGGCGGCGCTTGAGATCGAGCCAACAGATCCAGGGAACTGGAATGACCTGGGCGTCCTGCATGTTCATGCCGGGGACAAGGCCGCGGCCAAGGCAGATTTTGAGCGGGCGCTGCAGCTCGATCCAGGGAACGAGGCGGCTCGGGGGAATTTGGACCGGTTGTGATTCGGTTCGACGCTGCCTCTGAAGTGCGAGTGCGTTGACACTTAAGAAGACAGAAGTAGGTACCCCATTTGAAATGGGTCTTCCCCACCCTGCCGGGCCTTCAGGATATCTGCGAACAGGACTTGTCGGGCCTTTGCTGCTTCCACTCAAGCCGGAAAACGGCTTGAAGAGGGCGCCGTCGCCCGTCCTGATGAACGAAGAATCTGTCTTGGGCTTGTTCTCGGGACGATGTCTGTTCTTCGGTTAGCTCTGTTTGGCGGGGAACAGGAACCTCAGCATGTCGCCCACCCTGGCGGCCCAGGCGGATTCGTCGTGGGTTCCGCCTTCGACCATCTGGTAGTGGATGTTGATCTCGGGTTTCCATCCATTGGCGACCAGGCGTTTATAAAGCAGATCAGCATCGGCGTGGGTGCGGGGGCCTTCGCCGTCTCCAACATCGAGCCAGATGCGCGGCCAGGGGGGCCCGTCGTACTCGTTGACAAAGCCGAGAATGCTCTTGTGGTTCCACCAGACAGAGGGCGACATCACGGCCAGCTTGCCGAAGGTCTCGGTGTGGAGCAGGCCGAGGTACAAGGTCACCAGTCCGCCGAGCGAGGAGCCGCCCATGGCGGTGTTGTTCTCATCGCGCAGCGTACGGTACTCGTCGTCAATCCAGGGTTTGAGTTCTTCGACCAGCAGCAGGCCGTATTTGTTGGCTTCGCCGCCGCCCATGCGCCGGTCGCGGGCGTGAGTGTATTCCTCCAAACGTCGCGGCGTGTTGTAGACGCCAACGACGATGAGCGGCTCGATCTCGCCGGAAAGTATGAGGCGGTCGGCGTTTTCACCGATCTCCCAGGTGCGGCCGCGCACGAACGAGGTCTCCGGATCGAAGAGGTTCTGCCCGTCGTGCATGTAGAGGACGGGATAATGACGTTCCGCATCTTCATACCCGGGCGGAAGATACACAATGATGTTGCGGTCATCCGCCAGCAAACGGCTGTGAAACTGCGGATGGATCACCAGCCGCGAACAAAGCCCAGAGGAAAAGGGCGGCCCACCGGCCTGTAGCGGTTTCTCCTCTTCCTCGTCCGCTCGCAGGGTTGTCAACTCTAAACTCAATGCGCTTACTCACTTCCTTCAAGAATCATGACGGTGAATGGTCGAACGGCAGTCCCGCCGCACTCTCACAGCGCTGCCGCACTCTAGTAGATGCGAAGCGCCATGATCCTGTTACAGTAACAAGAATATTACGGGCTTAAGCTCAGAAGACTAGAATTCCCCGACACCAGGGCAGCAATCGATGCATCGCGAATATCACAGGTGGTACTCTCAGCGTCTCGGCCGCGATATGGAACTGCTCGTCCACGGTCACGCGGGCTTGCCGATCATCGTCTTCCCCTCGTCGCAGGGAAGGTTCTACGAGTTTGAAGACCGGGGCATGATCGACTCCATTGCTTACAAGATCGACAATGGCGAGGTACAGCTTTACTCGCTTGACTCAGTCGACGCCGAGAGCTGGTATAACCGGAGCGTTCCGCCGCGCTGGCGGATCGCCCGGCAGATGACCTACGAGAGCTATGTGATCGAAGAGGTGCTTCCCT includes these proteins:
- a CDS encoding alpha/beta hydrolase, whose protein sequence is MTTLRADEEEEKPLQAGGPPFSSGLCSRLVIHPQFHSRLLADDRNIIVYLPPGYEDAERHYPVLYMHDGQNLFDPETSFVRGRTWEIGENADRLILSGEIEPLIVVGVYNTPRRLEEYTHARDRRMGGGEANKYGLLLVEELKPWIDDEYRTLRDENNTAMGGSSLGGLVTLYLGLLHTETFGKLAVMSPSVWWNHKSILGFVNEYDGPPWPRIWLDVGDGEGPRTHADADLLYKRLVANGWKPEINIHYQMVEGGTHDESAWAARVGDMLRFLFPAKQS